In the genome of Aricia agestis chromosome 4, ilAriAges1.1, whole genome shotgun sequence, the window cagaaataaaacaatttttatttatttatttattatttatttaaaagttaatccgttaatcaaaatgttaacttcgttaattaaatattaacaagttaatgcccagctatggttattatctatattttttatatagataataacACAGCAACCATTTTACGTTTTATTCAGATTCACTATCACTAGAATCATCTACACTTGAGTTACTGTCTTCACTTGTTAAATATTGTTTATGCACTCTATTAGTGTTCACAAATATATCATCACTATCACTTTTTTCACTTTCCTTTTTGTCATCGTCAAACTCTTCTGGCCACActttttgttctttataatattttattgagtccttattcataatttttacaatttcCGCTTTAACTTTGTCTCCCTCTGTTATTGCTTCAACTAGAACGTAATCCCCACGTTTAACCCATATATTTTTTCGAAACTTGGTCGGCATTGACACCAAATATTCTTCACCTTGAGGGGTAATAATCTGAAAAGAAGAGTGCAGTTTTAGCACTAGCTTTTTAATATTACTCAACTTTATTTGGATattgttaagcattcgtgtactaactaCTAAGCCACAAAAAAtcacgtattgagttatgaattcAGTAACCTTagatgttctttagatgatttagaacaaaactgcattcaaaatttaacaaaaaaaaaattgtgggttaggacaatgcatttatattcttcttttatttaagtacctacctcATGTAAATTATTGCCCCGGCTTCGCGAAACTTTGACGATACTCTGGTTATCTTTAGGTAAAGCATAATCATCCCACATAACTTCATTCATTACATGTTTACGTTTAGTTATTTTAgacatttttgtttattttacatttatgtgAACAGATAAAAAGATCGTAAAGTAAGTGAAACCACgcacaataataaaatatgtaaattttagaaattaacgtaaataatttaaatcttttgtaagaaaataattGTGCTGTTTGATTTTTAGGTTATGTGAAAAATGACTTTTCattgacataagtcataatcataaatcacaaaaactttttttttccatataatggcacttcggctataaccatggccagtgtcgagtataatattatggcgggaaaacaatattctataaacaattttttctatattattgtcagatcagtcaggtctaaagtcttgtcaaagtctaagtataaagtcaatacagtcaagaagtcaagtcggtcgattcagtaaagtggtagcacgctttactgaaacttttgatggagttttggagggaacacaaaagagcacgtttctggttattacatcactttcctacacttgtgcacgattacgaatatttaatggttaatatcctaccaatattattaactacattaaaaacccagataacacaattttaggaaaataatataaaaacacaacatcactctttcataTTCTTCCAAAAACCCCATCACAAAAACTTGTGTCAGCACTCAGCTGTCATTCTAACCATAGAGCAGACGATTGGTCTGTTTTCAATTAAACGATGCCTAAACGGCCTTAGATACTTGTAAGTTATTATTGATTGAAAAACGATTAAGGACATAGTTTAACTTTGatttaactagctaaaagccgagctttgtgagggctcgcgtcgtcacaccttagTCCTTGACTAACtggtgataacacatctacatattataaaaaaccttgacggactgatgataacacatctacatagaAATAAAGATTAATAGTAATctttatttcttcactttcttcagaaattaattaaaaagtggcaacatcgtagtgtcatcccttttttcttaaggGAACCATTCACGTCAGGCCGCCTTGCCGTCCGCCGGCTtaaatgcaggatagtgaatggtgtcgcagccTGCATGGCCGACCGGCAACACCCAGCAGGATGCGACCTGAGTCCTGCACAAAGTGTGAAAGATCCGCTTGCAGTCCGCCGCGAAGGACAGTGAGAGGCTCGGCGTCCTGCGTGGCGGACTGCCGTGTAGAAAGCAGGAGCCTGAATGTGGTTGCAGGACTGCattgacgacttctgtggctcagtggttgggcGTGTAACGTGTTGTCAACGCTCAAGTCGGgagttgcgggttcgaatcccgctgacgcgacggaacaaaaagttttctatgtTCCTGGGTTTTGGATTTGTATCATTTAAtagaaatcttaaatatattcccccttactaataaacgttatataagctttgaatagttatacagtgttttgttcctgtcacacaagtgacatttttaattggattgaagaagacaaaacactgtataactattcaaagcttatacagcgtttattagtaagggagaatattatgtataatataaaattagtatttccgttgtctggtactcgtaacacaagtccttcaggtacttaccacggggccagactgacgtggtgtgaagcgtccatagatatttttattatattatcattattattctgCCATTTTGTTGACACTGGACAACACGGGCTCAGCCCGCAGGGtagtttattgaaatatataaaGAAAATCGCTGTTTGTGGGACCCGACCAAAAATgcccataataaataataaaaaaatatatatttttatctaacaaaaataaacagcagaattttctttttttttaattaacgcgGAACATCATTGCAAGAATACTGATACTAGATGTATGTTGGATGTATGCAACAGTACTGAATACTGATGATGGACGGCAAAGCAGGATAATGTGTGAACTATGTCCATTTCGCAGTCCTGCACGCGGATTGCCATGccgaatgggcccttttagattgatttgaaagggatgacactacaattttgccactttttaatttcttcactttcttgacagactataataatatgttatagcataaatcaataggcgtgatgaTCGTCTTTCCGTAAagatatgataatgtaatatataaatgaataattatgaaaaaaggcATGGTTCATAAtggttaataatattagtgtagaatgtagatgtaacttgtaagtaattaaattaaaaaatatatttttttcaatcgcGGTCGCTTGCAGTAAAAATCGGAAAGCCATCTTTTTCTTTCTTAATTTCTTGACATAAGAAAGAAAGATCTCGAGATCTCGACGTGTTTCCAATTCAATTGGACTTGATAAAGTACAGACAATTGGACGAATGGACGGACAGATTTAGAACAAAGGATTTTTTCTCCAATAAAGTATGACactctaaaaattaaattaggggaaaaataaaaatattacatctCAAATAGACATTTATTTGATATCAACGTCTAAAACAGCATCTTCAATAATAtactcataaatattttttataagttcCACTGATTTGAGATCTTTCCACCCACTAGTTTTAGTGATAAGCTTTGCTTGACCATCTTTAATAAACTCTAgtgtaagtttttttaaatgtgtagcTGAATGTAAATCTGCTAATGTAAGCGTTTCTATAGCATTTTCTACTGTTAATTTTTGATGTAGGGCCTCTTCACATAAGCTCTTTAGTCGGTTTAGTTGGTAAAAATCAGCAGCAGCTAAGAGTTTTTCTGGAAACTCATATATTTTGGGGGCTTTGTCACTGTATACAAAAGTAAGTATTTCTCTCAGGACTTCTGCGTCGACTGATGAATGAATAATGTTAGTTTGACTCTCAGTTGTATTGTGTTGAAAGTGAGCTTTCAATACTGCACTTCTGCTTGCTAATACAGCTTTATGCACATTAAAAGAAGTACCATCACAAGA includes:
- the LOC121726379 gene encoding probable RNA-binding protein EIF1AD: MSKITKRKHVMNEVMWDDYALPKDNQSIVKVSRSRGNNLHEIITPQGEEYLVSMPTKFRKNIWVKRGDYVLVEAITEGDKVKAEIVKIMNKDSIKYYKEQKVWPEEFDDDKKESEKSDSDDIFVNTNRVHKQYLTSEDSNSSVDDSSDSESE